The following are encoded in a window of Mustela nigripes isolate SB6536 chromosome 1, MUSNIG.SB6536, whole genome shotgun sequence genomic DNA:
- the LOC132011710 gene encoding olfactory receptor 51T1: MVIFNNTTSSSPDFLLTAFPGLELAHVWISIPVCCLYIIALLGNSMILLVIIIEKSLHKPMYYFLSMLSTVDLCLTISTLPTVLGVLWFHTREISLKACLIQMFFVHGFSILESSVLVAMAFDRFMAICNPLKYAIIFTDMIILLIGLVICLRQVVFTFPMVLALKNVSFHAGKELSHPFCYHPDMIKYTYSNPWISNFWGMFLQLYLTGTDLLFILFSYILILRTVLSIVAPNKQQKALSTCVCHICAVTVFYVPMISLSFTHRLLSSTPRVVCSILANVYLLLPPVLNPIIYSLKTKTIRQAILQLLQFKGSRGPRVRGLRRRWD, from the coding sequence ATGGTAATTTTCAATAACACCACATCATCTTCCCCAGACTTCCTACTCACTGCATTTCCTGGGCTGGAACTTGCTCACGTCTGGATCTCCATCCCTGTCTGCTGTCTCTACATCATTGCCCTCTTGGGAAATAGCATGATTCTGTTGGTCATCATCATTGAGAAGAGTCTCCACAAGCCTATGTACTATTTCCTCTCCATGCTGTCAACCGTTGATCTCTGTCTGACCATCTCAACTCTTCCCACTGTGCTTGGGGTTCTCTGGTTTCATACTCGGGAGATTAGCTTGAAAGCTTGCCTCATTCAAATGTTCTTTGTGCACGGCTTCTCCATCCTGGAGTCCTCAGTGCTGGTAGCCATGGCCTTTGACCGCTTTATGGCTATCTGTAACCCACTGAAGTATGCCATTATCTTCACAGACATGATAATCTTGCTGATTGGACTGGTCATCTGCCTGCGGCAAGTTGTTTTCACTTTTCCCATGGTTCTAGCCTTGAAGAACGTATCTTTCCATGCAGGCAAAGAGCTTTCCCACCCATTCTGCTACCACCCAGATATGATCAAGTACACATATTCCAACCCCTGGATCAGCAATTTTTGGGGCATGTTTCTGCAGCTCTATCTGACTGGCACTGACTTActattcattcttttctcctaCATTCTGATTCTTCGAACCGTCTTGAGCATTGTGGCCCCTAACAAGCAACAAAAAGCTCTCAGCACTTGTGTCTGTCACATCTGTGCTGTCACTGTTTTCTATGTGCCAATGATCAGCCTGTCCTTTACACACCGCCTTCTCAGCTCCACCCCAAGAGTGGTCTGTAGCATTCTTGCCAATGTTTACTTGCTCTTACCACCTGTACTGAACCCTATCATTTATAGCTTGAAGACCAAGACGATCCGCCAGGCTATCCTCCAGCTGCTCCAGTTTAAGGGCTCACGGGGCCCTAGAGTGAGGGGTCTTAGAAGACGGTGGGATTGA
- the LOC132011707 gene encoding LOW QUALITY PROTEIN: olfactory receptor 51A7-like (The sequence of the model RefSeq protein was modified relative to this genomic sequence to represent the inferred CDS: inserted 2 bases in 1 codon), producing MHTLNSSKIEITTFFLIGIPGLEHVHIWISVPICLMYLVAILGNCTILFVIRTEPSLHAPMYYFLSMLAVSDLGLSLSSLPTMLRIFVFNATGISPNACFAQEFFIHGFTDMESSVLLIMSFDRFLAIRNPLRYSSILTNARVAKMGLMFLVKSMLLVLPFPFTLKKLTYCRKSLLSHSYCLHQDVMKLACSDNXVNFFYGFFVALCMMTDSAFIAVSYIFILKTVMGIGSHKERLKALNTCVSHICAVLIFYVPIIALASMHRFGKHKSPVAMILIADIFLLVPPLMNPIVYCVKTRQIREKVWGKLGLK from the exons ATGCACACTCTCAATTCCTCTAAAATTGAGATCACCACATTCTTCCTGATTGGAATCCCAGGACTAGAGCATGTTCACATTTGGATCTCTGTCCCCATTTGCCTCATGTACCTAGTGGCCATCCTTGGCAATTGCACCATCCTCTTTGTTATCAGGACAGAGCCTTCACTCCATGCCCCCATGTACTACTTCCTCTCCATGCTAGCTGTCTCTGACCTGGGCCTCTCCCTCTCATCTCTCCCTACTATGCTGAGGATCTTTGTTTTCAACGCTACAGGAATTTCCCCAAATGCCTGCTTTgctcaagaattctttatccatgGATTCACAGATATGGAGTCCTCAGTGCTCTTGATCATGTCTTTTGACCGTTTTTTGGCCATACGCAACCCTCTGAGATACAGCTCCATCCTCACCAATGCCAGAGTTGCCAAAATGGGCCTGATGTTTCTCGTTAAAAGCATGCTCTTAGTGCTCCCATTTCCTTTCACTCTCAAGAAACTGACATATTGTAGGAAAAGCCTACTTTCTCACTCTTATTGTCTGCACCAGGATGTCATGAAGCTGGCCTGCTCTGACAA GGTCAACTTTTTCTATGGCTTCTTCGTTGCCCTCTGTATGATGACAGACAGTGCGTTCATTGCCGTGTCCTACATATTCATCCTGAAGACTGTGATGGGCATTGGATCTCATAAGGAGAGGCTCAAGGCCCTCAACACCTGTGTCTCTCACATCTGTGCTGTGCTTATCTTCTATGTGCCCATCATTGCTTTGGCCTCCATGCACCGTTTTGGCAAGCACAAGTCCCCAGTGGCCATGATCCTCATTGCTGACATTTTCTTGCTAGTACCACCTCTGATGAACCCCATTGTATACTGTGTGAAGACACGACAAATCCGTGAGAAGGTTTGGGGAAAACTAGGTCTAAAATAA